In one Halorubrum sp. CBA1229 genomic region, the following are encoded:
- a CDS encoding amidohydrolase: MTAAADRLFVNGEVHTLAAPDETREAIAVRDGAIVRLGPTRDVEFLEGVDTDVVDLGGRVLLPGFVDAHTHLTTVGRYLVHADLSTADSPAEAVDLLKERAAEVEEADEAGTDSGPAADPVLGYGYDESTWDEDRYLTRGDLDRVSTERPVAAFREDMHVAAVNGVALDRFADALAAAPDETVPTDGDSEPTGVLLESAIDPIYEAFESGPAETKEIVEAALADCAAKGITGFHDMVRNSHAPRAYRELDAAGELTARVRINYWSDHLDALREVGLGTNDGSDTVETGAIKSYTDGSFGGRTAKLSEPYADAPDETGQWVVDPDELAETVAAATEAGYQFTAHAIGDEAVDAVLDAYEDASHTDPGEARHRIEHVELADDAAIDRLAESGVVASVQPNFLKWAGENGLYESRLGPDRTAATNRYRDMLDAGVRLAFGSDGMPMDPLLGVHHAVNAPAEAQRLTVTEALRAYTRGAAYAGFDEHRLGTVAVGKRADLVALDASPWERADEIRDVDVAMTVVDGEVVYDDR; the protein is encoded by the coding sequence ATGACAGCGGCCGCGGATCGACTGTTCGTGAACGGGGAGGTCCACACCCTCGCGGCGCCCGACGAGACGCGCGAGGCGATTGCGGTCCGGGACGGGGCGATCGTCCGGCTCGGGCCCACCCGCGACGTCGAGTTCCTGGAAGGGGTCGACACCGACGTCGTCGACCTCGGCGGGCGCGTCCTCCTCCCGGGCTTCGTCGACGCCCACACCCACCTGACGACGGTCGGGCGATACCTCGTCCACGCCGACCTCTCGACCGCCGACTCCCCGGCCGAGGCGGTCGACCTGCTCAAAGAACGAGCGGCGGAGGTGGAGGAGGCCGACGAGGCGGGTACCGACTCCGGTCCGGCCGCCGACCCCGTCCTCGGCTACGGCTACGACGAGTCGACGTGGGACGAGGACCGCTACCTGACGCGGGGGGACCTCGACCGCGTCTCGACCGAGCGACCCGTGGCCGCCTTCCGTGAGGACATGCACGTCGCCGCGGTCAACGGGGTCGCCCTCGATCGGTTCGCGGACGCGCTCGCCGCGGCGCCCGACGAGACGGTGCCGACCGACGGGGACAGCGAACCGACCGGCGTCCTCCTCGAGAGCGCGATCGACCCGATCTACGAGGCGTTCGAATCCGGACCGGCCGAGACGAAGGAGATCGTCGAGGCCGCGCTGGCCGACTGCGCCGCGAAGGGGATCACCGGGTTCCACGACATGGTGCGGAACTCTCACGCGCCGCGGGCGTACCGCGAGCTGGACGCGGCCGGCGAGCTGACCGCGCGCGTCCGGATCAACTACTGGAGCGACCACCTGGACGCGCTCCGCGAGGTCGGCCTCGGGACGAACGACGGGAGCGACACCGTCGAGACCGGCGCGATCAAGTCGTACACGGACGGGAGCTTCGGGGGACGGACGGCGAAGCTCTCCGAGCCGTACGCGGACGCCCCCGACGAGACCGGTCAGTGGGTCGTCGACCCCGACGAACTGGCGGAAACGGTCGCCGCGGCGACCGAGGCCGGCTACCAGTTCACCGCACACGCCATCGGCGACGAAGCGGTCGACGCCGTGCTCGACGCCTACGAAGACGCCTCCCATACGGATCCCGGCGAGGCCCGTCATCGGATCGAGCACGTCGAGCTCGCCGACGACGCCGCGATCGACCGGCTCGCCGAGTCGGGCGTCGTCGCCAGCGTCCAGCCGAACTTCCTCAAGTGGGCCGGCGAGAACGGGCTCTACGAGTCCCGGCTCGGGCCGGACCGCACCGCCGCGACGAACCGCTACCGCGATATGCTCGACGCGGGCGTTCGCCTGGCGTTCGGCTCCGACGGGATGCCGATGGACCCCCTGCTCGGCGTCCACCACGCGGTCAACGCCCCCGCGGAGGCGCAGCGGCTGACGGTGACCGAGGCGCTGCGAGCGTACACCCGCGGCGCGGCGTACGCGGGCTTCGACGAGCACCGGCTGGGCACGGTCGCCGTCGGAAAGCGCGCGGACCTCGTCGCCCTCGACGCGTCACCGTGGGAGCGGGCCGACGAGATCCGCGACGTCGACGTCGCGATGACGGTCGTCGACGGCGAGGTCGTGTACGACGACCGGTGA
- a CDS encoding universal stress protein: MYDRILLPTDGSEGVDRAIDHAVDAADRYDATLHVLYVVDSDVINAYSGDEFVDGAEGAEETLEERGREALEAVASHATDAGVDVVTDLVYGVPHEQILRYVDEEDIDLTVMGSKTRSGDYRRMLGSVTERVSRRSTAPVSIVKTTVSE, translated from the coding sequence ATGTACGACCGGATACTGCTCCCCACGGACGGCAGCGAAGGCGTGGACCGCGCGATCGACCACGCCGTCGACGCCGCGGACCGATACGACGCGACCCTCCACGTGCTGTACGTCGTCGACAGCGACGTGATCAACGCGTACTCCGGCGACGAGTTCGTCGACGGCGCGGAGGGCGCCGAGGAGACGTTAGAGGAGCGCGGCCGCGAGGCGCTCGAGGCGGTGGCGTCCCATGCCACCGACGCGGGCGTCGACGTCGTCACCGACCTGGTGTACGGCGTCCCCCACGAGCAGATCCTCCGCTACGTCGACGAGGAGGACATCGACCTGACGGTGATGGGATCGAAGACGCGGTCCGGCGACTACCGGCGGATGCTGGGCTCCGTCACGGAACGCGTCTCGCGTCGGTCGACCGCGCCGGTCAGCATCGTGAAGACGACGGTTTCGGAGTAA
- a CDS encoding alpha/beta hydrolase produces MRADELDPELAPVVDEIEALGLPEWHALSVDAARRVEDEVFSGDPEPAVADVRDLAFDGPHGEVPMRVYRPEEALNRSTPPTRTLVHFHGGGWTLGTLDSIDGPCRELATRADAVVVSVDYRLAPEHPFPVAVDEAAAAVEWTADNATAFGGDPDRLGVSGTSAGATLALAACLYGRDVGGDPADVAGQFLLYPIAGDDFETDSYRENADGPLLTRADMRWFFEQYLRSPVDARNPFAVPLRADDLGDLPPATVVTGGFDPLRDDGVALAERFEAEGTPVEHRHYPAMAHGFCSLADRVDVAEAALSAVAGDVRERL; encoded by the coding sequence ATGCGCGCGGACGAACTCGACCCCGAACTCGCCCCCGTCGTCGACGAGATCGAGGCGCTCGGACTCCCCGAGTGGCACGCGCTCTCGGTCGACGCCGCGAGACGCGTCGAGGACGAGGTGTTCTCCGGCGACCCGGAACCCGCGGTCGCCGACGTCCGGGACCTCGCGTTCGACGGTCCCCACGGCGAGGTGCCGATGCGGGTGTACCGCCCGGAGGAAGCCCTCAATCGGTCGACTCCGCCCACCCGCACCCTCGTCCACTTCCACGGCGGCGGCTGGACGCTCGGCACCCTCGACTCGATCGACGGCCCCTGTCGCGAACTGGCGACCCGCGCCGACGCCGTGGTCGTCTCCGTCGACTACCGGCTCGCGCCCGAACACCCGTTCCCCGTCGCGGTCGACGAGGCGGCCGCGGCCGTCGAGTGGACCGCTGACAACGCGACCGCCTTCGGCGGCGACCCGGACCGGCTGGGCGTCTCCGGCACCAGCGCCGGGGCGACGCTCGCGCTCGCGGCGTGTCTGTACGGCCGAGACGTGGGGGGCGACCCCGCCGACGTCGCCGGCCAGTTCCTCCTCTACCCGATCGCGGGCGACGACTTCGAGACCGACTCGTACCGCGAGAACGCCGACGGCCCGCTGCTCACCCGCGCCGACATGCGGTGGTTCTTCGAGCAGTACCTCCGGAGCCCGGTGGACGCGCGCAACCCGTTCGCGGTGCCGCTCCGCGCGGACGACCTCGGCGACCTCCCGCCCGCCACGGTGGTCACCGGCGGCTTCGACCCACTCCGGGACGACGGCGTCGCGCTCGCGGAGCGGTTCGAGGCGGAGGGGACGCCGGTCGAGCACCGCCACTACCCGGCGATGGCTCACGGGTTCTGTAGCCTCGCCGACCGCGTCGACGTCGCGGAGGCGGCGCTGTCGGCGGTCGCGGGCGACGTTCGCGAGCGATTGTAG
- a CDS encoding DEAD/DEAH box helicase family protein → MNVRLTYEDGTIRVDAGGGDGSTEEGSPLASLPPLPGVETDPRSGTGRAPAYRYAAIRRALEVAGASVEDHVLDASDRAASEAGLPDALATDYDLREYQREALDAWRDAGDRGVLELPTGAGKTVIAIRAMVELGVPTLVVVPTVDLLDQWQRELEREFDVPIGRFGGGEQRREAITVSTYDSAYLKADGVGDAFEFVVFDEVHHLGGEGYRDVARLLAAPARLGLTATFERPDGAHETVAELIGDRAYALDVDDLAGDHLAPYDIRRIEVELTPEERERYDEKQGTFVEYVREAGITFSSGSDYQELVKRSGNDPAAREALLAKQEAREIMMNADRKVDRLESILDRHRDDRVIVFTAHTDLVYRLSERFLLPAITAETGAKERREILERFREGTYGRVVAANVLDEGVDVPDANVAVVLSGSGSEREFTQRLGRVLRPKEDDGRAILYEVVSAETAEERVSSRRR, encoded by the coding sequence ATGAACGTCCGGCTGACTTACGAGGACGGGACCATCCGGGTCGACGCCGGCGGCGGGGACGGCTCGACCGAGGAGGGTAGCCCCCTCGCGTCGCTCCCGCCGCTCCCGGGCGTCGAGACCGACCCGCGCTCGGGGACCGGACGGGCGCCCGCCTACCGCTACGCCGCGATCCGACGGGCGCTGGAGGTCGCCGGCGCGAGCGTCGAGGACCACGTGTTGGACGCGAGCGACCGCGCCGCGAGCGAGGCGGGGCTCCCGGACGCGCTCGCGACCGACTACGACCTCCGGGAGTACCAGCGCGAGGCGCTCGACGCGTGGCGCGACGCCGGCGACCGCGGCGTGCTCGAGCTCCCCACCGGGGCCGGCAAGACCGTGATCGCGATCCGCGCGATGGTCGAGCTCGGCGTCCCGACGCTCGTCGTCGTCCCCACGGTCGACTTACTCGACCAGTGGCAGCGGGAGTTAGAGCGGGAGTTCGACGTCCCGATCGGCCGGTTCGGCGGCGGCGAGCAGCGCCGGGAGGCGATCACGGTGTCGACGTACGACTCGGCGTACCTCAAGGCCGACGGCGTCGGCGACGCCTTCGAGTTCGTCGTCTTCGACGAGGTCCACCACCTCGGCGGCGAGGGGTACCGGGACGTCGCGCGGCTGCTCGCGGCGCCCGCGCGGCTCGGCCTGACGGCGACGTTCGAGCGCCCCGACGGCGCCCACGAGACGGTCGCGGAGCTCATCGGCGACCGCGCCTACGCGCTCGACGTCGACGACCTCGCCGGCGACCACCTCGCGCCGTACGACATCCGCCGGATCGAAGTCGAGCTGACGCCCGAGGAGCGGGAGCGGTACGACGAGAAACAGGGCACCTTCGTCGAGTACGTCCGGGAGGCCGGGATCACGTTCTCCAGCGGGAGCGACTATCAAGAACTCGTGAAGCGCTCCGGCAACGACCCGGCCGCCCGCGAGGCCCTCTTAGCGAAGCAGGAGGCCCGCGAGATCATGATGAACGCGGATCGGAAGGTCGACCGCCTCGAGTCCATCCTCGACCGCCACCGAGACGACCGGGTGATCGTGTTTACCGCCCACACCGACCTCGTCTACCGGCTCTCGGAGCGGTTCCTCCTGCCGGCGATCACCGCCGAGACGGGTGCGAAGGAACGCCGCGAGATCTTAGAGCGCTTCCGGGAGGGAACCTACGGCCGGGTGGTCGCCGCGAACGTCCTCGACGAGGGGGTCGACGTGCCGGACGCGAACGTCGCGGTCGTCCTCTCCGGCTCCGGCAGCGAGCGGGAGTTCACTCAGCGGCTCGGCCGGGTGCTCAGGCCCAAGGAGGACGACGGCCGGGCGATACTCTACGAGGTCGTCAGCGCCGAGACGGCCGAGGAGCGGGTGTCGAGCCGACGGCGATAA
- the udk gene encoding uridine kinase yields the protein MTIPSFVIGIAGGTGAGKTTVSRLVTRDLDDSVTRIPLDNYYEDLSHLDFEERQSVNYDHPSAFEWDLLREHLEALLEGQTVQMPQYDFEIHNRKEERVEVEPTDVIVLEGILALYDEEVNDMMDLRLFVETDADVRILRRIRRDVIERGRDLEGVIDQYLSTVKPMHEQFIEPSKKHADVIIPEGANSVAVNLLEEKLRAEVEGDAVRSWERGSLEEELGEERSLDIDDD from the coding sequence ATGACCATTCCCTCGTTCGTGATCGGGATCGCGGGAGGGACCGGCGCGGGCAAGACGACGGTCTCTCGACTCGTCACGCGCGATCTCGACGACAGCGTCACCCGGATCCCGCTGGACAACTACTACGAGGACCTCTCCCACTTGGACTTCGAGGAGCGCCAGTCGGTCAACTACGACCACCCGTCGGCGTTCGAGTGGGACCTCCTCCGCGAGCACCTCGAGGCGCTGCTCGAGGGACAGACCGTCCAGATGCCGCAGTACGACTTCGAGATCCACAACCGAAAAGAGGAGCGCGTCGAGGTCGAGCCCACCGACGTCATCGTGCTCGAGGGGATCCTCGCGCTGTACGACGAGGAGGTAAACGACATGATGGACCTCCGGCTGTTCGTCGAGACCGACGCCGACGTCCGCATCCTGCGCCGAATCCGCCGGGACGTGATCGAGCGCGGCCGCGACCTGGAGGGCGTCATCGACCAGTACCTCTCGACGGTGAAGCCGATGCACGAGCAGTTCATCGAGCCGTCGAAGAAACACGCCGACGTGATCATCCCGGAAGGCGCCAACAGCGTCGCCGTGAACCTCCTCGAGGAGAAGCTCCGCGCCGAGGTCGAGGGCGACGCCGTCCGGAGCTGGGAGCGCGGGAGCTTAGAGGAGGAGCTCGGCGAGGAACGCTCGCTCGACATCGACGACGACTGA
- a CDS encoding CBS domain-containing protein gives MRTDTTVRDVMHREFLGVSESDRLADAAGLLVDEGTDCLVVVRGGEPVGRLDCRSALDALLGADGWTPGDADGDGPTVGSVMGPPLPTVAPNDSLAAVEERLVSEGADRVVAVESGEAVGVVTAGDALAAGAPRTGDGAREDVVGGESVRGTRHGDEAMLGSDGGVDPASEAATTDVSESATQGVCESCGALVPDLVTANGQAVCPECREV, from the coding sequence ATGCGAACAGACACCACGGTTCGCGACGTGATGCATCGCGAGTTCCTCGGCGTGAGCGAGTCGGACCGGCTGGCCGACGCGGCCGGCCTGCTCGTGGACGAGGGCACCGACTGCCTCGTCGTCGTCCGGGGCGGCGAACCCGTCGGGCGGCTCGACTGCCGGAGCGCGCTGGACGCACTGCTCGGCGCCGACGGCTGGACCCCCGGAGACGCCGACGGCGACGGCCCCACGGTCGGATCGGTGATGGGGCCGCCCCTCCCGACGGTGGCGCCGAACGACTCGCTCGCGGCCGTCGAGGAGCGGCTCGTCTCCGAGGGGGCCGACCGCGTCGTGGCGGTCGAGTCCGGCGAGGCCGTCGGCGTCGTCACCGCCGGCGACGCGCTCGCCGCGGGGGCGCCGCGGACGGGCGACGGCGCCCGCGAGGACGTCGTCGGCGGCGAGTCGGTCCGCGGAACGCGGCACGGGGACGAGGCGATGCTCGGCTCCGACGGCGGCGTCGACCCGGCGAGCGAGGCCGCCACGACTGACGTGTCCGAGTCGGCGACACAGGGCGTCTGCGAGAGCTGCGGGGCGCTCGTCCCCGACCTGGTGACCGCGAACGGCCAAGCGGTCTGCCCGGAGTGCCGCGAGGTGTGA
- a CDS encoding GNAT family N-acetyltransferase, with the protein MPDAEGSTVAPATVDDVDDVTDLWVALAEDQRRHGSTLLAESNRAAVREWVARSVVTGELLVARDGDDRAIGFVGFSLDREGYERERVRGTVSNLFVVPERRGEGIGADLLDAAERALAASGAEAVALEALADNDRARTFYTDRGYDLHRVELTKSLSALTGGSVDEDDDSAENETANGTD; encoded by the coding sequence ATGCCCGACGCCGAGGGGTCGACGGTCGCGCCGGCGACGGTCGACGACGTGGACGACGTCACCGACCTGTGGGTCGCGCTGGCGGAGGACCAGCGGCGCCACGGCTCGACGCTGCTCGCCGAGTCGAACCGAGCGGCGGTCCGCGAGTGGGTCGCGCGCTCGGTCGTCACCGGGGAGCTGCTCGTCGCCCGCGACGGCGACGACAGGGCCATCGGATTCGTCGGGTTCTCGCTCGACCGCGAGGGGTACGAGCGCGAGCGCGTTCGCGGGACCGTGAGCAACCTGTTCGTCGTCCCCGAGCGACGCGGCGAAGGGATCGGCGCCGACCTGCTGGACGCCGCCGAGCGGGCCCTCGCGGCGTCGGGCGCCGAAGCGGTCGCGCTGGAGGCGCTCGCCGACAACGACCGCGCCCGGACGTTTTATACGGACCGGGGGTATGACCTCCACCGCGTCGAGCTGACGAAGTCGCTGTCGGCGTTGACGGGCGGGAGCGTCGACGAGGACGACGACTCCGCCGAGAACGAGACCGCGAACGGAACCGACTGA
- a CDS encoding universal stress protein — MVERVLVAMDDSELSERALRYALDVHQDADVTVLHVVGEPSGMMGAATGIALADDSEERVRELSEDVFERAGEIATEVGVEVAVESEVGSPASRIVERADDFDAVVIGTHSGSLADRLLVGNTAKSVFQNAPVPVTVVR, encoded by the coding sequence ATGGTAGAGCGCGTACTGGTGGCCATGGACGACTCAGAGCTCTCCGAGCGAGCGCTCCGGTACGCGCTCGACGTGCATCAGGACGCCGACGTGACGGTGTTACACGTCGTCGGGGAGCCCTCCGGAATGATGGGAGCGGCGACGGGGATCGCGCTCGCCGACGACAGCGAGGAGCGGGTCCGAGAGCTCTCCGAGGACGTGTTCGAACGGGCCGGAGAGATCGCCACGGAGGTCGGGGTCGAGGTCGCGGTGGAGTCGGAGGTCGGGTCGCCGGCGAGCCGGATCGTCGAGCGCGCCGACGACTTCGACGCGGTCGTGATCGGGACGCACAGCGGGTCGCTCGCCGACCGGCTCCTCGTCGGGAACACGGCGAAGTCGGTGTTCCAGAACGCGCCGGTCCCCGTGACGGTCGTTCGCTGA
- a CDS encoding nicotinamide-nucleotide amidohydrolase family protein, producing MDETESTAAVLGDLLTDRDESLAVAESLTGGLVGSRVTDVPGASAYFDRGFVTYAYDAKRELLGVSRESLDAEGAVSAAVAEEMAAGARDHANTTWGVATTGVAGPGGGTAEKPVGLVYVGVAYAAPWGTEASFVRSERVVLDGDRDAVKRGAVDAALDALVRAIREVDAGE from the coding sequence ATGGACGAGACGGAGTCGACCGCGGCGGTCCTCGGAGACCTGCTGACCGACAGGGACGAGTCGCTCGCGGTCGCGGAGTCGCTGACCGGCGGCTTGGTCGGGTCGCGCGTGACGGACGTGCCCGGCGCGAGCGCCTACTTCGATCGGGGGTTCGTCACCTACGCGTACGACGCGAAGCGCGAGCTGCTCGGCGTCTCCCGCGAGTCGCTCGACGCCGAGGGAGCGGTGAGCGCGGCGGTCGCGGAGGAGATGGCGGCCGGAGCTCGCGATCACGCGAACACGACGTGGGGGGTCGCCACCACCGGCGTCGCCGGGCCGGGCGGCGGCACGGCCGAGAAGCCCGTCGGCCTCGTCTACGTCGGCGTCGCGTACGCCGCCCCGTGGGGGACCGAGGCGTCCTTCGTCCGGAGCGAACGCGTCGTCCTCGACGGGGACCGCGACGCCGTGAAACGCGGCGCAGTCGACGCCGCGCTCGACGCGCTCGTTCGAGCGATCCGCGAGGTCGACGCCGGGGAGTAG
- a CDS encoding class I SAM-dependent methyltransferase, with protein sequence MTDWDERFAAGDYPREPEPSPVLRSYEPSIPDGRALDVAAGTGRNAVFLAEAGYAVDALDASREGLRIIGERATEEGIEERIEPIRGDVATYGFPSEAYELITMSFFHTLDRFADLAEALVPGGYLFVEGHLRSASATPSGPSDDRYRFAANELLRAGLGLTVLYYDETTEERPDDRRRATARLLARRSTGGRQSYPPRPPEDPGGE encoded by the coding sequence ATGACCGACTGGGACGAGCGGTTCGCGGCCGGCGACTACCCGCGAGAGCCGGAGCCGTCGCCCGTGTTGCGCTCGTACGAGCCGTCGATCCCCGACGGGCGCGCACTCGACGTCGCCGCGGGCACCGGACGGAACGCGGTGTTTCTGGCCGAGGCCGGTTACGCGGTCGACGCCCTCGACGCCTCCCGCGAGGGGCTGCGGATCATCGGCGAGCGCGCCACGGAGGAGGGGATAGAAGAGCGGATCGAACCGATCCGCGGCGACGTCGCGACCTACGGCTTTCCGAGCGAGGCGTACGAGCTGATCACGATGAGCTTCTTCCACACGCTCGACCGCTTCGCGGACCTCGCCGAGGCGCTCGTTCCCGGCGGCTACCTGTTCGTCGAGGGCCACCTCCGGTCCGCGTCGGCGACGCCGTCGGGCCCGAGCGACGACCGGTACCGGTTCGCGGCCAACGAGCTCCTGCGGGCGGGGCTCGGCCTGACGGTGCTGTACTACGACGAGACGACCGAGGAGCGCCCGGACGACCGGCGCCGCGCGACGGCCCGGCTGCTCGCCCGGCGGTCGACCGGCGGGCGGCAGTCGTATCCCCCGCGGCCGCCGGAGGACCCCGGCGGTGAGTGA
- a CDS encoding thymidine kinase, with the protein MHAITRSGWIEVISGSMFSGKTEELLRRLRRSEIAGQSVAVYKPAVDDRYGETTIGSHTGRQWNATVVDNEGDGPLDILDDEPFPEVVAIDEANFFSDALVEACNALADAGTRVIVSGTDQTFRGEPFDPLPQLMATAEYVDKLQAICSQCGEPASRNQRLIEGEPAHAEDPTILVGAEESYEARCRDCHVLRTGERPDGDRSYLTDEAMEEEPTDTAEEPVDASDD; encoded by the coding sequence ATGCACGCCATCACTCGATCCGGCTGGATCGAGGTCATCTCCGGGTCGATGTTTTCGGGGAAAACCGAGGAGCTGTTGCGCCGCCTCCGGCGGTCCGAGATCGCCGGGCAGTCCGTCGCGGTGTACAAGCCGGCCGTCGACGACCGCTACGGCGAGACGACGATCGGGAGCCACACGGGCCGCCAGTGGAACGCGACCGTCGTCGACAACGAGGGTGACGGGCCTCTGGACATCCTCGACGACGAGCCGTTCCCGGAGGTCGTCGCGATCGACGAGGCGAACTTCTTCTCGGACGCGCTCGTCGAGGCCTGTAACGCGCTCGCCGACGCCGGGACCCGCGTGATCGTCTCGGGCACCGACCAGACATTCCGGGGCGAGCCGTTCGACCCGCTCCCGCAGCTCATGGCGACCGCCGAGTACGTCGACAAGCTCCAGGCGATCTGCTCGCAGTGCGGCGAGCCCGCCTCGCGGAACCAGCGGCTCATCGAGGGCGAGCCAGCGCACGCGGAGGATCCAACGATCCTCGTCGGCGCGGAGGAGTCGTACGAGGCCCGGTGTCGCGACTGCCACGTCCTGCGGACCGGCGAGCGCCCGGACGGGGACCGGTCGTACCTGACGGACGAGGCGATGGAGGAGGAGCCGACCGACACCGCCGAGGAGCCGGTGGACGCGAGCGACGACTGA
- a CDS encoding amidohydrolase family protein, translating into MHLEGTILLGEAFDPVEGRVVVDDGEIVRIEEASVESDDVVLPAFVNAHTHIGDSIAKEAGEGLSLDELVAPPDGLKHRLLRSASHEELVAAMARTLRYMESTGTGTFLEFREGGVDGVAALRDAVAGAGVEYGERAIDPVVLGRDDPDVLSVADGYGASGARDADFDAVRRETREAGKLFGIHAGERDADDVNPAMDLDPDFLVHMVHAEPLHLERLDDRGTPVVVCPRSNLVTNVGVPPIRELAERTTVALGTDNVMLDSPSMFREMEFAAKLADLPARDVLRMATVNGAEIAGLNRGVVEPGADADLLVLDGDSDNLAGARDIVRAVVRRAGAADVSRVVIGGDEVASSGD; encoded by the coding sequence ATGCATCTGGAGGGGACGATACTCCTCGGCGAGGCGTTCGACCCCGTCGAGGGGCGGGTGGTCGTCGACGACGGGGAGATCGTCCGGATCGAGGAGGCGTCGGTCGAGAGCGACGACGTGGTCCTCCCCGCGTTCGTCAACGCGCACACCCACATCGGCGACTCCATCGCGAAGGAGGCCGGCGAGGGGCTCTCGCTCGACGAGCTGGTCGCCCCGCCGGACGGGCTCAAACACCGGCTCCTCCGCTCGGCGAGCCACGAGGAACTGGTGGCGGCCATGGCGCGGACGCTCCGGTACATGGAGTCGACCGGCACCGGCACCTTCCTCGAGTTCCGCGAGGGCGGCGTCGACGGCGTCGCCGCGCTGCGTGACGCGGTCGCCGGCGCCGGCGTCGAGTACGGGGAACGGGCGATCGACCCGGTCGTGCTCGGACGCGACGACCCCGACGTGCTCTCGGTCGCCGACGGCTACGGCGCCTCCGGCGCCCGCGACGCCGACTTCGACGCGGTGCGGCGGGAGACCCGCGAAGCGGGGAAGCTGTTCGGGATCCACGCCGGGGAGCGCGACGCCGACGACGTCAACCCCGCGATGGACCTCGATCCGGACTTCCTCGTCCACATGGTCCACGCCGAGCCGCTCCACCTCGAACGGCTCGACGACCGCGGCACGCCGGTCGTCGTCTGCCCGCGGTCGAACCTCGTGACGAACGTCGGCGTCCCGCCGATCCGCGAGCTCGCCGAGCGGACGACCGTCGCGCTCGGCACCGACAACGTGATGCTCGACTCGCCGTCGATGTTCCGCGAGATGGAGTTCGCCGCGAAGCTGGCGGACCTCCCCGCCCGCGACGTGCTCCGGATGGCGACCGTCAACGGCGCCGAGATCGCGGGGCTGAACCGCGGGGTCGTCGAGCCGGGCGCCGACGCCGACCTGCTCGTCCTCGACGGCGACTCCGACAACCTCGCCGGCGCGCGCGACATCGTCCGAGCGGTCGTCCGACGGGCGGGCGCTGCCGACGTCTCGCGGGTCGTCATCGGCGGCGACGAGGTCGCGTCGTCGGGAGACTGA